From one Streptomyces sp. NBC_01478 genomic stretch:
- a CDS encoding BlaI/MecI/CopY family transcriptional regulator, which translates to MAGRDPQVRAERRSAGELESEVLAALWATDRPLTPAEIQAEIHGPLAYNTVHTILKRLYDKGLVLRDATGRRGAYRPAKNAAELTAEAMHEALDRGPDPIAALQQFVSGLRPEEERALRDLLAGGAG; encoded by the coding sequence ATGGCTGGCAGAGACCCGCAGGTGCGGGCGGAGCGGCGCAGCGCCGGTGAACTGGAGAGCGAGGTCCTCGCCGCACTGTGGGCGACCGACCGCCCCCTGACACCGGCCGAGATCCAGGCCGAGATCCACGGCCCGCTCGCCTACAACACCGTGCACACGATCCTCAAGCGGCTCTACGACAAGGGGCTCGTCCTGCGGGACGCGACCGGGCGGCGCGGCGCGTACCGGCCGGCGAAGAACGCGGCCGAGTTGACCGCCGAGGCGATGCACGAGGCGCTGGACCGTGGCCCGGACCCGATCGCCGCGCTACAGCAGTTCGTGAGCGGTCTGCGTCCCGAGGAGGAGAGGGCCCTGCGTGACCTCCTCGCCGGGGGCGCGGGATGA
- a CDS encoding DUF5997 family protein, translated as MSSHQTTQTMKPATAAKKLGVYLEATPAEFQEGDVSRAELNELQADPPQWLRELRANGPHPRPVVAARLGVSIAGLARGGVTEPLTTEQIEALKKDSPEWLEKERATQAEVRKEAERIKNKKNDERD; from the coding sequence ATGAGTTCGCACCAGACCACCCAGACGATGAAGCCCGCCACGGCGGCGAAGAAGCTGGGTGTGTACCTAGAGGCCACGCCCGCCGAGTTCCAGGAGGGTGACGTCTCCCGCGCCGAGCTGAACGAGTTGCAGGCCGATCCGCCCCAGTGGCTGCGCGAGCTGCGCGCCAACGGCCCGCACCCGCGCCCGGTCGTCGCGGCCAGGCTCGGCGTGTCCATCGCCGGTCTCGCCCGTGGCGGGGTCACCGAGCCCCTCACCACCGAGCAGATCGAGGCGCTGAAGAAGGACAGCCCCGAGTGGCTGGAGAAGGAGCGTGCCACCCAGGCCGAGGTCCGCAAGGAAGCCGAGCGGATCAAGAACAAGAAGAACGACGAGCGCGACTGA
- a CDS encoding M56 family metallopeptidase, producing the protein MRADRRTRRALRRLCEGHPADTELIVADSPEPRAFAIPGPPGRILVTVGMLSALEPAERRVLFAHERAHLAHRHAQLVTAATLAAAANPLLRPVRSTVVFLLERWADEQAAAVVGDRATTARALARAALSAERARPACALGFTDRAVTRRIAALQTTPPPRLWPLATAVLTLGALPALGAADTTGDLFRMPAGVLD; encoded by the coding sequence GTGCGCGCCGACCGTCGTACGCGGCGCGCGCTGCGCCGGCTGTGCGAAGGGCACCCGGCGGACACCGAGTTGATCGTCGCCGACTCTCCCGAACCGCGTGCGTTCGCGATCCCCGGGCCGCCTGGCCGGATCCTGGTGACGGTCGGCATGCTGAGCGCCCTCGAACCGGCGGAACGCCGGGTCCTGTTCGCCCATGAACGCGCCCATCTCGCCCACCGGCACGCGCAGTTGGTGACCGCGGCGACGCTCGCCGCCGCGGCCAACCCACTGCTGCGGCCCGTGCGCTCCACGGTCGTGTTCCTGCTGGAGCGGTGGGCGGACGAGCAGGCGGCGGCCGTGGTCGGCGACCGTGCGACCACCGCCCGCGCGCTGGCCCGCGCCGCCCTGAGCGCCGAACGCGCGCGCCCCGCCTGCGCGTTGGGCTTCACCGACCGTGCCGTCACCCGCCGGATCGCGGCGCTCCAGACGACCCCGCCCCCGCGCCTGTGGCCCCTCGCGACGGCCGTCCTCACCCTGGGCGCGCTGCCCGCACTCGGCGCGGCCGACACGACGGGCGATCTGTTCCGGATGCCGGCGGGAGTGCTCGACTAG
- a CDS encoding LysR family transcriptional regulator substrate-binding protein — protein MTGSEASPTFRLAYVPGVTPAKWVRIWNERRPDVPLILVPVPAAEASDVLRRGEADAGLVRSPVDRTVLSAIPLYTEATVVVAPKDHVVTAAEEVSLDELADEVVLHPLDDVLDWEQPPGEPAFERPATTEDAVEHVASGIGILYVPQSLARLHHRKDLTYRTVVDAPQSDVALSWPEDATTDLVEDFIGIVRGRTVNSTRGRTPAPAQPQPKAKAKRAETPARRKPAAGKTTGRTGKNPRGSSGGTKGTKRGKPRGR, from the coding sequence GTGACAGGCTCGGAAGCATCCCCCACGTTCCGGCTCGCGTACGTCCCCGGGGTGACGCCCGCCAAGTGGGTGCGGATCTGGAACGAGCGCCGGCCCGACGTCCCCCTGATCCTCGTACCGGTCCCGGCCGCCGAGGCATCCGATGTGTTGCGGCGCGGCGAGGCCGACGCCGGACTCGTCCGGTCGCCGGTCGACCGTACGGTCCTCAGCGCGATCCCCCTCTACACCGAGGCGACCGTCGTCGTGGCCCCCAAGGACCACGTCGTCACGGCGGCCGAAGAGGTGTCCCTCGACGAACTCGCCGACGAGGTGGTCCTGCACCCCCTCGACGACGTCCTCGACTGGGAACAGCCGCCCGGAGAGCCCGCGTTCGAGCGTCCCGCCACCACCGAGGACGCCGTCGAACACGTGGCGTCGGGCATCGGCATCCTCTACGTCCCCCAGTCCCTGGCCCGGCTGCACCACCGCAAGGACCTCACCTACCGGACGGTGGTCGACGCCCCCCAGTCGGACGTCGCCCTCTCCTGGCCCGAGGACGCGACCACCGACCTGGTCGAGGACTTCATCGGCATCGTGCGCGGCCGTACGGTCAACAGCACCCGGGGCCGCACCCCGGCGCCCGCCCAGCCGCAGCCGAAGGCCAAGGCGAAGCGCGCCGAAACCCCCGCGCGCCGCAAGCCCGCCGCCGGGAAGACGACGGGCCGGACCGGCAAGAACCCCCGTGGTTCGTCCGGCGGAACCAAGGGAACCAAGCGCGGCAAGCCGCGCGGTCGCTGA